Proteins encoded by one window of Erythrobacter sp.:
- a CDS encoding DUF393 domain-containing protein, with product MADLTVWYDGACPLCRREIAFLRRLDRRRAIGFVDVSEGQPENCPVSQADLLARFHAREGTHVLSGAAAFAAMYRKIPLLRPIGELARLPLFDRLFEAAYRTFLGFRPRLQRWAARLG from the coding sequence ATGGCTGATCTCACTGTCTGGTACGACGGCGCCTGCCCGCTGTGCCGCCGCGAGATCGCTTTCCTGCGGCGGCTGGACCGGCGCAGGGCGATCGGCTTCGTCGATGTCAGCGAGGGGCAGCCGGAGAATTGCCCGGTCTCGCAGGCGGACCTGCTCGCCCGCTTCCACGCCCGCGAGGGCACGCACGTGCTATCCGGCGCGGCGGCCTTCGCGGCGATGTACCGCAAGATCCCACTGCTGCGCCCGATTGGCGAACTGGCGCGGCTGCCGCTGTTCGACCGGCTGTTCGAAGCGGCCTACCGCACTTTTCTGGGCTTTCGTCCGCGATTGCAGCGATGGGCGGCCCGGCTTGGCTGA
- a CDS encoding FAD-dependent oxidoreductase, whose product MRIAIIGAGMAGLACGTRLVNRGHNVTLFDKGRGPGGRMATRRAEVHGTTLHFDHGAQYFTVTDPRFAEQVSAWEVTGVVARWPAAGEGAWVGTPGMNAPVRALAQALEVRFGVRVEALERDERGWRLAGEDLPRARFDAVLVAVPAEQVAALVAPHAAAFAAQAEATVSEPCWTLMLAFDGAVDHADTLRNAGAIGWAARNSAKPGRGRGECWVVQASPSWSREYLEAERDTVIALLVEHFRQQVGGALPAIVHADAHRWRYALCAIAEGEGALWDAEQRIGLCGDWLVGPRVEGAWLSGMTLADMVEANG is encoded by the coding sequence ATGCGGATTGCCATCATCGGGGCCGGAATGGCCGGACTTGCCTGCGGAACCCGATTGGTGAACCGCGGACACAACGTCACCCTGTTCGACAAGGGCCGCGGCCCCGGCGGGCGGATGGCGACGCGACGGGCGGAAGTGCACGGCACGACGCTGCATTTCGATCACGGGGCGCAGTATTTCACCGTCACCGATCCGCGCTTTGCCGAGCAGGTGAGCGCCTGGGAAGTGACGGGCGTGGTAGCGCGCTGGCCCGCGGCGGGCGAAGGCGCCTGGGTCGGCACTCCCGGCATGAATGCGCCGGTCCGGGCGCTGGCGCAGGCGTTGGAAGTGCGCTTCGGCGTGCGGGTGGAAGCGCTGGAGCGCGACGAGCGCGGGTGGCGGCTGGCGGGCGAGGACCTGCCTCGCGCGCGCTTCGATGCCGTGCTGGTGGCAGTGCCCGCCGAGCAGGTTGCCGCACTGGTCGCTCCTCACGCTGCTGCCTTTGCTGCTCAGGCCGAAGCTACTGTGAGCGAGCCATGCTGGACGCTCATGCTGGCCTTCGACGGCGCGGTCGATCACGCCGACACCCTGCGCAACGCCGGAGCCATCGGCTGGGCCGCGCGCAATTCCGCCAAGCCGGGGCGAGGGCGAGGTGAATGCTGGGTGGTGCAGGCCAGCCCATCGTGGAGCCGCGAATATCTGGAAGCCGAGCGCGATACCGTGATCGCCTTGCTGGTCGAACACTTCCGCCAGCAGGTAGGCGGCGCGCTGCCCGCAATTGTCCACGCCGATGCGCACCGCTGGCGCTATGCCCTGTGCGCCATCGCCGAAGGGGAAGGCGCGTTGTGGGATGCGGAACAGCGCATCGGGCTCTGCGGCGACTGGCTGGTTGGGCCGCGCGTCGAAGGCGCTTGGCTGTCCGGCATGACGCTGGCGGACATGGTGGAGGCGAATGGCTGA
- a CDS encoding DUF421 domain-containing protein: MLLEDQWPDVLLRGFVLAAVALLWVVMLVRVVGLRSLSKMTSFDFVMTIAQGSLVAGASQANDWQGFAQPMVAMAGLFVMQWAMAKVRKISDTVEAVMQNEPVVLMRDGVIIHSALERTRVAEGDLRAKLREANVLHLQNVRAVVLETTGDISVLHGEGLEEALLEGVQRTDTGPPAKA, translated from the coding sequence ATGCTGCTCGAAGATCAATGGCCCGATGTGCTGCTGCGCGGTTTCGTGCTGGCGGCGGTGGCGCTGCTGTGGGTGGTTATGCTGGTACGGGTGGTGGGGCTGCGCTCGCTGTCCAAGATGACGAGCTTCGATTTCGTGATGACGATCGCGCAGGGTTCGCTGGTGGCGGGCGCTTCGCAGGCGAACGACTGGCAGGGATTCGCCCAGCCTATGGTGGCGATGGCAGGGCTGTTTGTCATGCAATGGGCGATGGCGAAGGTGCGCAAGATTTCCGATACTGTCGAAGCGGTGATGCAGAACGAGCCGGTGGTGTTGATGCGCGACGGGGTGATCATCCATTCCGCGCTGGAGCGCACCCGCGTGGCGGAAGGCGACCTGCGCGCGAAGTTGCGCGAGGCGAATGTCCTTCACCTGCAAAATGTGCGCGCGGTGGTGCTGGAGACCACGGGCGACATTTCGGTGCTCCACGGCGAGGGGCTGGAAGAGGCGCTGCTGGAAGGCGTGCAGAGAACCGACACCGGGCCGCCTGCAAAAGCATAA
- the ettA gene encoding energy-dependent translational throttle protein EttA, with amino-acid sequence MAAQYAYVMKGMTKTFPGAPKPVLSNINLQFYRGAKIGIVGPNGVGKSTLIKIMAGIDTDYTGEAWPGENITVGYLEQEPELDPTKTVLENVKEGARETAQLVERFNEISALMCEPDADFDALGTEMGDLQAKIDAVDGWTLDNQLEIAMEALRCPPSDSSVKSLSGGEKRRVALTRLLIQKPDILLLDEPTNHLDAESVQWLENHLKEYAGAVLMITHDRYFLDNVVGWILELDRGTYYPYEGNYSTYLEKKAKRMEQENREESGKQKALQRELEWIRQTPAARQTKSKARVRKFEELQDAQSGRKPGKAQIVIQVPERLGGKVIEAKGISKAYGDKLLFEDLSFMLPPGGIVGVIGPNGAGKSTLFKILTGKEQPDSGTVEIGETVRLGFVDQSRDHLDPKKNVWEEISDGLDYMTVNKHETSTRAYVGAFNFKGSDQQKNVGKLSGGERNRVHMAKMLKQGGNVLLLDEPTNDLDVETLGALEEAIENFAGCAVVISHDRFFLDRLATHILAFEGDSHVEWFEGNFEAYEEDKRRRLGDAADRPTRVAYKKLTR; translated from the coding sequence ATGGCCGCCCAATACGCCTATGTCATGAAAGGCATGACCAAGACCTTCCCCGGCGCCCCCAAGCCGGTGCTGAGCAATATCAACCTGCAATTCTATCGCGGGGCGAAGATCGGCATTGTCGGGCCGAACGGCGTCGGCAAGTCCACCCTCATCAAGATCATGGCCGGGATCGACACCGATTACACCGGCGAGGCATGGCCGGGCGAGAACATCACCGTCGGCTATCTGGAACAGGAGCCCGAGCTCGATCCGACCAAGACCGTGCTCGAGAACGTCAAGGAAGGCGCGCGCGAAACGGCGCAACTGGTCGAACGGTTCAACGAGATTTCCGCGCTGATGTGCGAACCCGATGCCGATTTCGACGCGCTCGGCACCGAAATGGGTGACCTGCAGGCGAAGATCGATGCGGTGGACGGCTGGACGCTCGACAACCAGCTTGAGATTGCGATGGAAGCGCTGCGCTGCCCGCCCTCGGATTCATCGGTCAAGTCACTTTCCGGCGGTGAAAAGCGCCGCGTCGCGCTGACCCGGCTGCTGATCCAGAAGCCCGATATCCTGCTGCTCGACGAACCGACCAACCATCTCGATGCCGAGTCCGTGCAGTGGCTCGAAAACCACCTCAAGGAATATGCCGGCGCGGTGCTGATGATCACCCACGATCGCTACTTCCTCGATAACGTGGTGGGCTGGATCCTCGAACTCGATCGCGGGACCTACTATCCCTACGAAGGCAACTACTCCACTTACCTGGAGAAGAAGGCGAAGCGGATGGAGCAGGAAAACCGCGAGGAATCGGGCAAGCAGAAGGCGCTTCAGCGCGAACTCGAGTGGATCCGCCAGACCCCGGCCGCGCGCCAGACCAAGAGCAAGGCGCGCGTGCGCAAGTTCGAGGAATTGCAGGACGCGCAATCCGGCCGCAAGCCGGGCAAGGCGCAGATCGTGATCCAGGTGCCCGAACGGCTGGGCGGCAAGGTGATCGAGGCCAAGGGGATTTCGAAGGCATATGGCGACAAACTGCTGTTCGAAGACCTGTCCTTCATGCTGCCCCCCGGCGGCATTGTCGGCGTGATCGGGCCGAACGGCGCGGGCAAGTCCACGCTGTTCAAGATCCTGACCGGCAAGGAACAACCGGACTCCGGCACGGTGGAGATCGGCGAAACGGTGCGGCTGGGGTTCGTGGACCAGAGCCGTGACCACCTCGATCCGAAGAAGAACGTGTGGGAGGAAATCTCCGACGGGCTCGATTACATGACCGTCAACAAGCACGAAACCTCCACCCGCGCCTATGTCGGGGCGTTCAATTTCAAGGGTTCGGACCAGCAGAAGAACGTCGGCAAGCTGTCCGGCGGTGAACGCAACCGCGTGCACATGGCCAAGATGCTCAAGCAGGGCGGCAACGTGCTGCTGCTCGACGAACCTACCAACGATCTCGACGTGGAAACGCTGGGCGCGCTGGAAGAAGCGATCGAGAACTTCGCGGGCTGCGCGGTGGTGATTTCACACGACCGCTTCTTTCTCGATCGGCTGGCGACGCATATCCTCGCCTTCGAGGGGGATAGCCACGTCGAATGGTTCGAGGGCAACTTCGAAGCGTACGAGGAAGACAAGCGGCGCAGACTCGGCGATGCGGCGGATCGGCCTACGCGGGTGGCCTACAAGAAGCTGACTAGGTAG
- a CDS encoding flavin-binding protein — MHTPVIATADADARVMVLRGFDAESWTLRFHTDARSPKAMLIGECAPVGVLFYDPAAKLQIRARGTGRIELAGPTADAAWEESTPFARRCYMGEGPGTLSDGPTSGLPDWIEGLKPDEEQLAPARANFAVLLVALEQVDWFSLSNDGHRRAVLDLVGGEAHWVTP; from the coding sequence ATGCACACCCCGGTGATCGCCACCGCCGATGCCGATGCGCGGGTGATGGTGCTGCGCGGTTTCGATGCGGAAAGCTGGACGCTGCGCTTCCACACCGATGCCCGCTCGCCCAAGGCCATGCTGATCGGGGAGTGCGCGCCGGTCGGCGTGCTGTTCTACGATCCGGCGGCGAAGCTGCAAATCCGCGCGCGCGGGACGGGGCGGATCGAACTGGCAGGGCCGACTGCCGATGCCGCGTGGGAAGAGAGCACGCCCTTCGCAAGGCGCTGCTACATGGGGGAAGGGCCGGGGACATTGTCCGACGGCCCGACATCGGGCCTGCCCGACTGGATCGAAGGGCTGAAGCCGGATGAGGAGCAGCTCGCCCCGGCGCGGGCGAATTTCGCCGTGCTGCTGGTGGCGCTGGAGCAGGTCGACTGGTTCAGCCTCAGCAACGACGGCCACCGCCGCGCGGTTCTCGATCTGGTTGGCGGGGAGGCACACTGGGTGACGCCATAG
- a CDS encoding RcnB family protein yields MAVPAFPALASAASADSAAETQRQDRQQRGERRGGGGNRDARQSRGNGGGQARARNNDRGGQERAAPQPRNRGEQFRDRPSRDAAQSDRRGASARVDAERVQPARAAPAPRAATPQRPANYGATARQNRDYGGSQRQDRRGGDRDRDTNRGNRGQRDTGNRDRGQRDWNNNGGNRNWGDRDQRRGESRDQRRGDRDQRNWGDRDRDRSQGDRDRNWGDRDRDRRDYRQRDRNGSYRDGYREGRQEARRDHRRWDRNNWRRDNRYDWNRHRASNRTIFRLGSYYSPYRNYSYRRLNIGFYVDSLFFGSRYWINDPWQYRLPDVYGPYRWVRYYDDVLLVDTYTGEVVDVIYDFFW; encoded by the coding sequence ATGGCGGTGCCGGCTTTTCCCGCGCTGGCCAGTGCCGCGAGTGCCGATTCCGCTGCCGAAACGCAGCGGCAGGACCGGCAGCAGCGTGGTGAGCGCCGGGGCGGGGGGGGCAATCGTGATGCCCGCCAGAGCCGGGGCAACGGCGGCGGACAGGCACGTGCTCGCAACAATGATCGTGGCGGTCAGGAGCGCGCTGCTCCGCAGCCTCGCAATCGCGGCGAACAGTTCCGTGACCGGCCTTCGCGCGATGCCGCGCAAAGCGACCGCCGGGGCGCCAGTGCCCGGGTAGATGCGGAGCGGGTCCAGCCTGCCCGTGCTGCTCCGGCTCCGCGTGCTGCCACTCCGCAACGCCCGGCAAATTACGGTGCAACCGCGCGGCAGAACCGCGATTACGGCGGCAGCCAGCGGCAGGACCGGCGCGGTGGGGACCGCGATCGCGATACCAATCGCGGCAATCGCGGCCAGCGAGATACCGGAAACCGGGATCGCGGCCAGCGCGACTGGAATAACAATGGCGGCAACCGCAACTGGGGCGACCGCGATCAACGCCGGGGCGAAAGCCGCGACCAGCGTCGGGGCGACCGCGACCAGCGCAACTGGGGCGATCGTGATCGCGACCGGAGCCAAGGCGACCGGGATCGCAACTGGGGTGACCGGGACCGGGATCGCCGGGACTATCGCCAGCGGGATCGCAATGGTTCCTATCGGGATGGCTATCGCGAAGGTCGGCAGGAAGCGCGGCGGGATCACCGCCGCTGGGATCGCAACAACTGGCGGCGCGACAACCGTTATGACTGGAACCGGCACCGCGCCAGCAACCGCACGATTTTCCGGCTTGGCAGCTATTACTCGCCGTACCGGAACTACAGCTACCGCCGCCTGAACATCGGCTTCTACGTGGACAGCCTGTTCTTCGGCAGCCGTTACTGGATCAACGATCCGTGGCAGTATCGCCTGCCCGACGTTTACGGCCCCTACCGCTGGGTCCGCTATTACGACGACGTGCTGCTGGTGGATACCTACACCGGCGAAGTGGTGGACGTGATCTACGACTTCTTCTGGTAA
- a CDS encoding cytochrome b: MGETKRYSGVAMLLHWLIAIAVIVNWRLAEAADHTDVRADAEAYMGNHMAIGITILVLTLVRLAWRLGHPAPPLPADYVTWERLLARTVHFIFYALLIGLPLGGWLASSFYGQGVDVFGLFTLPALPVAESPNIGEEIFDLHGTGGEAMLILIGLHVLGAIKHMVIDKDGNLWRMLPFGTPKA; encoded by the coding sequence ATGGGTGAGACGAAGCGATATTCCGGAGTGGCGATGCTGCTCCACTGGCTGATCGCGATTGCGGTGATCGTCAACTGGCGGCTGGCCGAGGCGGCAGATCACACCGATGTCCGCGCCGACGCCGAGGCCTATATGGGCAACCACATGGCGATCGGGATCACCATCCTGGTCCTCACTCTGGTGCGGCTGGCCTGGCGCCTCGGCCACCCGGCGCCGCCGCTTCCTGCCGATTATGTCACATGGGAAAGGCTGCTTGCCCGCACGGTGCATTTCATCTTCTACGCGCTGCTGATCGGCTTGCCGCTGGGCGGCTGGCTCGCCTCGTCATTTTATGGGCAGGGCGTGGACGTGTTCGGCCTGTTCACCCTGCCTGCCCTGCCGGTGGCCGAAAGTCCCAATATCGGCGAGGAGATCTTCGATCTCCACGGCACCGGCGGGGAAGCGATGCTGATCCTGATCGGGCTGCACGTGCTCGGTGCGATCAAGCACATGGTGATCGACAAGGACGGCAACCTGTGGCGGATGCTGCCGTTCGGCACGCCCAAGGCCTAG
- a CDS encoding 2OG-Fe(II) oxygenase codes for MTSKAASKYPPNADQAGLRKVGDRVRARLAANPAAYKVPSDDVELFAVGDFMSPAECAKMMELIDATAKPSRVFELDYSDGYRTSYSGDVDPADPFVRKISRRIDDLLDIDPDFGETIQGQRYMPGQEFQPHHDWFHPGTTYWDLEMHRGGQRSYTTMVFLNHVEAGGTTDFTEIGLSLEPKPGVLLAWNNADRNGITNPLTMHAGRPVVAGCKYIITRWYRTKRWY; via the coding sequence ATGACCAGCAAGGCAGCCAGCAAATATCCGCCCAACGCCGATCAGGCGGGCCTCAGGAAAGTGGGGGATCGCGTGCGCGCCCGCCTCGCCGCCAATCCCGCCGCCTACAAGGTGCCGAGCGATGATGTGGAGCTGTTCGCGGTGGGCGATTTCATGTCGCCCGCCGAATGCGCGAAGATGATGGAACTGATCGACGCCACCGCCAAGCCGAGCCGGGTGTTCGAACTCGACTATTCGGATGGCTACCGCACCAGCTATTCGGGCGATGTCGATCCCGCCGATCCCTTCGTCAGGAAGATCAGCCGCCGGATCGACGACCTGCTCGATATCGACCCCGACTTCGGCGAGACGATCCAGGGCCAGCGGTACATGCCGGGGCAGGAATTCCAGCCGCACCACGACTGGTTCCATCCCGGCACCACCTACTGGGACCTGGAAATGCATCGCGGCGGGCAACGTAGCTACACCACCATGGTGTTCCTCAACCACGTCGAGGCAGGCGGCACGACCGATTTTACCGAGATTGGCCTTTCGCTAGAGCCCAAGCCCGGTGTGCTGCTGGCATGGAACAATGCCGACCGGAACGGGATTACCAATCCGCTGACGATGCACGCGGGCCGCCCGGTGGTGGCGGGGTGCAAATACATTATCACCCGCTGGTATCGGACCAAGCGCTGGTATTGA
- a CDS encoding lysine--tRNA ligase, with protein sequence MFDPALIAAARVSKSWPFQEAQRLAKRYPQGKAAKDGSPLPVLFETGYGPSGLPHIGTFQEVLRTTLVRKAYEIVASTDGAPAPTRLVAFSDDMDGLRKVPDNVPNKALLEANLHKPLSRIPDPFEKYESFAAHNNAMLREFLDRFGFDYEFVAASDRYNSGAFDDALRQVLRCNQAILDIMLPTLREERRQTYSPVLPISPTTGHVLQVPVEVVDAEAGLIRFTDTDGSTVEQSALRGQAKLQWKVDWAMRWYALGVDYEMYGKDLTDSGVQSGKIVSVLGGRKPEGLIYELFLDENGEKISKSKGNGLTIEQWLDYGSEESLGFYIFPNPKSAKQLHVGVIPRAVDEYWQFRAAIPTQDVDKQLGNPAWNLLRVKDASGSQPPVGAGESLPVTYGLLLNLVGVLGAEADRAQVWSYLGNYVADARPEAHPALDVLVGKALAYNRDFVAPTLVKRAPLANEAAALRALDARLAQVDPHMAAEDLQTIVYEVGKDEAFGFESLRDWFRAQYETLLGSAQGPRMGSFIALYGVENSRKLIAEALAR encoded by the coding sequence ATGTTCGACCCTGCGCTGATCGCTGCCGCCCGTGTTTCCAAGTCCTGGCCGTTTCAGGAGGCGCAGCGGCTTGCCAAGCGTTACCCCCAGGGCAAAGCCGCCAAGGATGGTTCGCCCCTGCCGGTGCTGTTCGAGACCGGCTACGGCCCTAGCGGCCTGCCGCATATCGGCACTTTCCAGGAAGTGCTGCGCACCACGCTGGTGCGCAAAGCCTACGAGATCGTCGCCAGCACCGACGGCGCTCCCGCGCCGACGCGGCTGGTTGCCTTCTCGGACGACATGGACGGCCTGCGCAAGGTACCCGACAACGTCCCCAACAAGGCGCTGCTCGAAGCCAATCTTCACAAGCCGCTGAGCCGCATTCCCGATCCGTTCGAGAAGTACGAGAGCTTCGCCGCGCACAACAATGCCATGCTGCGTGAATTCCTCGATCGCTTCGGGTTCGACTACGAATTCGTCGCCGCTTCGGATCGCTACAATTCGGGCGCGTTCGATGATGCGCTGCGGCAGGTGCTGCGCTGTAACCAGGCGATTCTCGACATCATGCTGCCGACCCTGCGCGAGGAACGCCGGCAGACCTATTCGCCCGTCCTCCCGATCAGCCCGACCACCGGCCATGTATTGCAAGTACCTGTCGAAGTGGTCGATGCCGAAGCGGGCCTGATCCGCTTCACGGATACCGACGGTAGCACGGTCGAACAGAGCGCGCTGCGGGGGCAGGCCAAGCTGCAATGGAAAGTGGACTGGGCGATGCGCTGGTACGCGCTCGGCGTCGACTACGAAATGTACGGCAAGGACCTGACCGACAGCGGCGTGCAATCGGGCAAGATCGTCAGCGTGCTCGGCGGGCGGAAGCCCGAGGGGCTGATCTACGAGCTGTTCCTCGATGAGAACGGCGAGAAGATTTCCAAGTCCAAGGGCAACGGCCTGACCATCGAGCAATGGCTCGACTATGGGTCAGAGGAAAGCCTCGGCTTCTACATCTTCCCCAATCCCAAGAGCGCGAAGCAATTACACGTCGGTGTGATCCCCCGGGCGGTGGACGAATACTGGCAGTTCCGCGCCGCGATCCCGACGCAGGACGTGGACAAGCAGCTCGGCAATCCGGCGTGGAACCTGCTGCGGGTGAAGGACGCCAGCGGTTCGCAACCGCCCGTGGGGGCGGGGGAGAGCCTGCCGGTCACCTATGGCCTGCTGCTCAACCTCGTCGGAGTGCTGGGAGCCGAAGCGGACCGGGCGCAGGTGTGGTCCTACCTCGGCAACTACGTTGCCGATGCGCGGCCGGAGGCACATCCGGCGCTCGATGTGCTGGTCGGCAAGGCGCTGGCCTACAACCGCGATTTCGTCGCCCCGACGCTGGTGAAGCGCGCTCCGTTGGCGAACGAAGCGGCAGCATTGCGGGCGCTCGATGCGCGACTGGCGCAGGTCGATCCGCACATGGCGGCGGAAGACTTGCAGACCATCGTCTACGAAGTGGGCAAGGACGAGGCCTTCGGTTTCGAGTCCCTGCGCGACTGGTTCCGCGCGCAATACGAAACGCTGCTGGGTTCCGCCCAAGGGCCGCGCATGGGCAGCTTCATCGCGCTTTACGGGGTGGAGAACAGCCGCAAGCTGATCGCCGAGGCTTTGGCGAGATAA
- a CDS encoding M10 family metallopeptidase C-terminal domain-containing protein, which translates to MNGGADADVLFGEAGRDVLNGGDGDDEIVGGEGADIMTGGAGADTFTFSSVADFSGGGGSTLYDIITDFSQADSDVIDLSALTPTTEFTFVGEAGFSGTGSEVRYENVGGLTFVHIDYDGDGAGDYAIRVMQNLELQAADFIF; encoded by the coding sequence CTGAACGGTGGCGCGGATGCCGACGTTCTGTTTGGAGAAGCCGGGCGAGATGTCCTCAACGGTGGGGACGGCGATGATGAAATCGTTGGCGGCGAAGGTGCCGACATCATGACCGGGGGTGCAGGCGCGGATACCTTTACCTTCAGCTCTGTTGCCGATTTTTCCGGTGGGGGCGGCTCGACACTCTACGATATCATTACCGATTTTTCACAAGCCGATTCCGATGTGATCGACTTGTCGGCACTAACGCCGACAACGGAATTCACCTTCGTTGGAGAGGCCGGGTTCAGCGGCACCGGCTCCGAAGTGCGTTACGAGAATGTCGGCGGACTGACTTTCGTTCACATCGATTATGACGGGGATGGCGCCGGTGATTACGCAATCCGCGTCATGCAAAACCTGGAATTGCAGGCGGCCGATTTCATCTTCTGA
- a CDS encoding mechanosensitive ion channel, translated as MQYVTILREQVNSMWAGLIAALPNLAIAVIVLVLTWLVAKFAGKIAEALIGRTTLREDLRQLIHTLTKLVIWIAGIMLALIVAIPGFTPAGLIAGLGIGALAIGFAFQDIFENFLAGVLIMLREKMRIGDLIEVEGVLGKVERITLRETYIRQLSNELTIMPNAMLFKNPVQILTDQEIRRNDVIVGVSYDADLELAQRTIAEAMETVDAIVKERPVVVYAQAFGGSSIDFLVQWYAQSASRDLRETKSEAIKAIKKGLDAAGIEIPFPIVTNMFPKPLRLEQTTDVDPAARNGLQT; from the coding sequence TTGCAATATGTCACCATCCTGCGCGAGCAGGTCAATTCAATGTGGGCGGGCCTGATCGCGGCACTACCCAATCTGGCGATTGCCGTGATCGTCCTCGTATTGACTTGGCTGGTGGCAAAATTTGCCGGGAAGATCGCCGAAGCACTGATCGGCAGGACGACCCTGCGCGAAGACCTGCGCCAGCTGATCCACACGCTCACCAAGCTGGTGATCTGGATCGCAGGCATCATGCTGGCGCTGATCGTGGCTATCCCCGGCTTCACCCCCGCAGGACTGATAGCGGGCCTCGGCATAGGCGCGCTGGCGATCGGCTTTGCATTTCAGGACATCTTCGAAAACTTCCTCGCCGGAGTGCTCATCATGCTGCGCGAGAAGATGCGGATCGGTGACCTGATCGAAGTCGAGGGTGTGTTGGGCAAGGTCGAACGGATCACCCTGCGCGAAACCTATATTCGCCAGCTCTCCAACGAGCTGACGATCATGCCCAATGCGATGCTGTTCAAGAACCCGGTGCAGATCCTCACCGATCAGGAAATCCGCCGCAACGATGTGATCGTCGGCGTTTCCTACGATGCCGATCTGGAGCTGGCGCAACGGACGATTGCCGAGGCGATGGAAACGGTCGATGCGATCGTGAAGGAGCGCCCGGTCGTGGTTTACGCGCAGGCTTTCGGCGGCAGCTCGATCGATTTTCTCGTGCAGTGGTATGCCCAGTCCGCATCCCGCGACCTGCGGGAAACCAAGAGCGAAGCAATCAAGGCGATCAAGAAGGGGCTGGATGCCGCGGGAATCGAAATTCCTTTCCCCATCGTGACCAACATGTTCCCCAAGCCGTTGCGGCTGGAACAGACGACAGACGTCGACCCCGCAGCCCGGAACGGATTGCAGACTTAG